A region of the Streptomyces durocortorensis genome:
GTACGGCGAGGACAGTGTCTTGAGCCGCACGTATCCACGATCCTCGGAGGCGATGATCGCATCTGAGAACGCCCCGAAGTCATAGAACTTGGCCAGCTCCCGCACCTCAGTCGTGTTGTTCAAATGGGCGACAACCCAGTTGGCAGTATTCGCCTTAACCTGATGCGCCACCCCCGAAACCTCTTGCGTCGCGTAGGTCATGCCGAGATTCAGCTTGCTCGCTTCCTTGGCGAGCTTGACCCAGACGTCAAGGTCATCCTTATAGCGATCCGACGAGAACAGGTTGTGAGCCTCCTCAAGCATCACCTGAATGTGCGGCGGTTCCTGCCCAGAGGTAAACACCTCGGTCTGCTTAGAAAGCAGTCGACGCGTAATCGACTCACTCAGCGCCTTGGTCACAGCTTCGGCCCCGACATGCAAATCGACGATCACAATGCGCCCCCGGAGAAGCTCCTCGTAGATCTCGATCGCAGGGTCGTTCTGTGTCGCTGGGCTGTGAAACGAGCGCAGTGGATTCAGATTTCGCCAGCCTCGGACGCTGCGGTTCCCGCTGCGAGTCGTGAAAATTGGCTCAACGCTCTTCCAGCGGACATCCTTGGCGAAGTTGCTCGCGTCGGTGTCTCCGGCGTCGCGCAGCTCCACAATCTTGTCGACGACATTCTCTACGTCTACTGCAGCGACGGCCACGAAGTTGGCACTGTTCCCGACTTGCACAAACGGATCACGGCCGAGTTCGGCGACAATCTTCTGCTGAAAAGCGGCGCTGATATTGATTCGCGCGCGAAAATTTGTCGGAACTGCGAACCCCGCACGCATCAGCGCGCCATAGAGAACAAGCCGGGCACGTTGGGCATGCGTGGTGGCGGAGCGATCTCCTGGAACATCCGCATAGGACATACCCGCGAAGTCCTTGACGTAACCAGACTCATCGCCGCTAAGAGTGTCGGAAATCAACCCCTGGACTGCGTCAATCTGATTCTCAGAAAAGAAGTTGATATTGAGAGGCTTAACGTGCGGCTGCGTCCCGTCCGCACCGAACTTGAAGATCCGGACATGGTCCGCACCGATCGCCGCAATCTCGGTACCATCCTGCACATTCGGGTTGGCGTACTCCCCCTGCGGGTCGAAAATCAGCTGACCAATGGGGTGACCGCCAGCGGCGTGCTGTCGTTCGGAGACCACGAACGTGCGCGCGATGATGATCTTCGCGGTATTCGACTTGCCCATCCGAGTCATGCCGAGCAGGGCGGTCTTGTTGCCAATGAAGTCCCGGATGTTGACTTCGACTGCGGCGTCGGCCTGCTTGGCGGCTTTAGCTCGCCGCCGCGTAGCGGAGTACCGCACCGCGCCGATGCGTACGCGTTCCACCGGGCGTCCGGTCGGTTTGAGGTAGGAGGCGATCGTCGCGAGGCCGTCACCGATAGGCTTCAGGACTCGGTACGTGGACGTCGCGTAGAAGTTGTCCACGTCGGCACCGAACTCCAGCACCTTCTGCCCATCCACGTCGTCTTCGTAGAAGGTGCCGAGGATCTTGCATCGCACGCCAGTGAACGACACGCGGTTCTTGGTAAACGGGTCGAGCTCCGCATCGAGCACGGCGGATGGCGATGAGTCCTGGTTGTTTGACAGAGCCGTTCGCAGGGACTCCTCGCGCACTGCGTGCAGGTCGCGCTCAAGCGACAGCGGCGACGTGCCCTCCACACGCAGAAGCAGCACCTCGTCATCGTCGACATGTGGCTCGTTGACGTCCTGCGCGGTCGCGAGGAGGAACGAGAACTGCGGAATACCACCGGCGTCGAACTTCCAGCGATCGTGAGTCAGCACGACGGCCTGGCCGTAGTCGATCTGGTGAATCGCACCTATCCGGGTCGACCGACCATCGGCAAGCAGCTCAGACCGCAGCAAAGACCCGGCGCCAACGCCGGGAATGAATTCCGTCACTGTCCACCCGCTCCGAACGCACCCACCAGAAACCCCCCGCTCATCTGACCGAGATCAATAATCCCGTAGCGCGCTGAGTGTCACAAGACGAACGCAGCGCTGCTGACTGATGGATCAGCCTAGTGCCAAGTGAGGTCGCCAGGTGCCGAGTTGGTCCAAACCCTGGCAGACAGCAAGACCCCCTCCGGGGTATTGCCCGCGTAGGCCGACCAGCAGCGGCGGGTCGGAGAGCAGGCTCGTAGCTGCACTTGGCTGCCCATGCTCCGTGGCCTAGCTCGTGCAGCCTGGGCAGAGCACCTGCAATCACACGAGCAGGCTAGCGCGTCCCACTGACACCTGGCGGCCTGATCGTTAGCAGGAACGTACCAAGCTTGCGTCAGACCCTCCTGTCGTGGAGAAAACCCAGCGTGGCGAGCCCTTCGCTGCGACAGAGGTGATCCGAGGCTCCCCGGACTTCGGTCTGGAGGAGCTGGTACACCGCGCCGTAAGTCTGGCCCCAGTGCATGGCCGCCCGCCACAGGTGCCGACCGAGTCCGTGGCCGCGAGCCTCTGGGTGCACGGCGAAGTATTGCGGCATGAGCTGGTTGGCACCCGTGGGGTCGGGACAGATCTCCATGGGGCCGATGGCACCGACAACACGATCCTCCACCACGGCCACGAGGACCGGGCCGCATCCCTTGGTCTTCATCTGACGGTCTAGGAAGGAGAAGCCGTCGGCCGCCATGGTCTGGGCGAAGGCGGTAAAGGTGCCGCGGATGTGGAGGGGCCAGTCTTCGAGCCGACGGACGGGGCCGGCGGAGGGGGGACAGTACCGCGCCGTAAAGTCCTTGAGCTGGATGCGGACGCCATGTGTATGAGTCGTCTCCGGGCCCAGTGGCCGGACAACACGAGCAGAGGCTGCTCCGTGAAGAGCCGCGAGCTTCGCTGCGAGTTCGGCGGCCTGGTACAGGACGTCACTCCGGTGACCGTAGGCGAAGACCTTCACGGCTCGTCGGCCGCGCGTCAGCAGAGTCGGGATGAGTGTGTGGTCAGGGTGGTGGACCACGTCGCCAGGAAGGACGACCTCCTGCTTCTCGTTGCCCCAGCGGCGGTCCTTGTCGTACGGCAGGAAGCGCCGGTCGGCGGCCACGAGGAGGGT
Encoded here:
- a CDS encoding helicase HerA domain-containing protein; this translates as MTEFIPGVGAGSLLRSELLADGRSTRIGAIHQIDYGQAVVLTHDRWKFDAGGIPQFSFLLATAQDVNEPHVDDDEVLLLRVEGTSPLSLERDLHAVREESLRTALSNNQDSSPSAVLDAELDPFTKNRVSFTGVRCKILGTFYEDDVDGQKVLEFGADVDNFYATSTYRVLKPIGDGLATIASYLKPTGRPVERVRIGAVRYSATRRRAKAAKQADAAVEVNIRDFIGNKTALLGMTRMGKSNTAKIIIARTFVVSERQHAAGGHPIGQLIFDPQGEYANPNVQDGTEIAAIGADHVRIFKFGADGTQPHVKPLNINFFSENQIDAVQGLISDTLSGDESGYVKDFAGMSYADVPGDRSATTHAQRARLVLYGALMRAGFAVPTNFRARINISAAFQQKIVAELGRDPFVQVGNSANFVAVAAVDVENVVDKIVELRDAGDTDASNFAKDVRWKSVEPIFTTRSGNRSVRGWRNLNPLRSFHSPATQNDPAIEIYEELLRGRIVIVDLHVGAEAVTKALSESITRRLLSKQTEVFTSGQEPPHIQVMLEEAHNLFSSDRYKDDLDVWVKLAKEASKLNLGMTYATQEVSGVAHQVKANTANWVVAHLNNTTEVRELAKFYDFGAFSDAIIASEDRGYVRLKTLSSPYIVPVQIDRYDIALVNEARAAAGDPPLTLNGTAL
- a CDS encoding GNAT family N-acetyltransferase → MLFRWDWLRAVLTAPVVPTLGPVHPHALTVDLFEATLLVAADRRFLPYDKDRRWGNEKQEVVLPGDVVHHPDHTLIPTLLTRGRRAVKVFAYGHRSDVLYQAAELAAKLAALHGAASARVVRPLGPETTHTHGVRIQLKDFTARYCPPSAGPVRRLEDWPLHIRGTFTAFAQTMAADGFSFLDRQMKTKGCGPVLVAVVEDRVVGAIGPMEICPDPTGANQLMPQYFAVHPEARGHGLGRHLWRAAMHWGQTYGAVYQLLQTEVRGASDHLCRSEGLATLGFLHDRRV